The following coding sequences are from one Oncorhynchus nerka isolate Pitt River linkage group LG6, Oner_Uvic_2.0, whole genome shotgun sequence window:
- the LOC115130490 gene encoding LOW QUALITY PROTEIN: F-box only protein 38 (The sequence of the model RefSeq protein was modified relative to this genomic sequence to represent the inferred CDS: deleted 2 bases in 1 codon), translating into MMGPRRKSTKTQLASGGAANPYRLEEPKDYINELSHEVLCHIFRYLPMQDIMCMECLSRKLREAVTLYLRVVKVVDLCASRWWEYMPSGFTDCSFLMLLKKMPDLEQLYGLHPRYLERRRVRGYEAFSIPGVLEALQACPNLLGVETSHLELVEAIWNYMPQVHILGKFRNRNGAFPIPPENKLTIPIAAKIQTLHLVGVNVPEIPCVSMLRHLYLKWVRLTKPQPFKDFLCVSLRTFVMRNCAGPTNSLKYVPLVTGLASARNLEQLELVRVPFLGGLIQHVVEDSWRSGGFRNLHTIVFGACKNALEVDLGYLIITAARRLHEVRIQPSLTKDGVFSALKMAELEFPQFETLHLGYVDEFLLQCKMSHSELVKYGLADVIENPGIITDIGMKAVNEVFSSIKYLVIYNCPHLHNPHKWITDHSRWSRLVDLTLVRCHAIKLESFSQFIELLPSLEFISLDQMFREPPKGCARVGLSAGTGIGVSSALVSNQNSNNDNDNNNNNNHQNNNNDAPNIPPHNNDNEEGAAVVPQPQHRAEELPEVNGMLQDENIEAEAMVQAWPADEMEPPGPSQPAANPRPDNADEEQAGPSGVQCVVKKPPVVIFDSDSEDEEGPARTQAPGQPQQQQQQLTTYPPEPPQPTGKTATAEEAATHINKGKTPLRRRGPPLQEPSCEKGCQVTSEQIKADMKAATEVPDNKDKNSKEPAAGTGAAGAGCTTGGCVCSVHWREDSANQEEQSRARAGDEGTVRTRCTCSRARPIPEGRTRSGPNHPASGGAGGGDRTPERRQDLGEGAGAEGPEARDPAEESLARGVPEGHRGERMLGQSSREASVEPQPRGLRDGFPRRPVTRARSRLSSVPLVSESELSNSKPRVTVKRKRTADKSTSTSDPVTEDDHVQVLTLKSKNLVGITLTNCGITDLVLKDCPKMMFVHATRCRVLKHLKVESAPIVNRFDYAQCKKLDMEQVLDQILRMPPERNRIIYMRPMQQIDSLALERKLFRGPYPYHIAIIHEFSNPPNVRNKVRVRSWMDTIANISQELIKYEFFPEATRTEEDIKKYPSYPWGRDIYTLEGLVDEAPYSMITDFPWLRTLRTADPNSYARYDFEDDESTTIYAPRRKGQLSADICMETIGEEISERRQTRHGVFQRVVVVFIHYCDVRGEPVDDDYI; encoded by the exons ATGATGGGCCCGAGGCGGAAGTCCACCAAGACACAGCTCGCCAGTGGGGGAGCTGCCAATCCTTACAGACTGGAGGAGCCCAAGGACTACATCAATGAACTCTCCCATGAGGTCCTCTGCCACATATTCCG GTATCTGCCCATGCAGGACATCATGTGTATGGAGTGCCTTTCTCGGAAGCTTCGGGAAGCGGTGACACTGTACCTGCGGGTGGTGAAGGTGGTGGACCTGTGTGCTAGCCGTTGGTGGGAGTACATGCCCTCAG GATTCACAGACTGCAGTTTCCTCATGCTGCTGAAGAAGATGCCAGACCTGGAGCAGCTGTATGGGCTTCATCCCCGCTACCTGGAGCGCCGCAGAGTCCGGGGATACGAGGCCTTCAGTATCCCAGGAGTACTGGAGGCACTTCAGGCCTGCCCCAACCTGCTG GGAGTGGAGACGTCTCATCTGGAGTTGGTGGAGGCAATCTGGAACTACATGCCTCAGGTCCACATCCTGGGGAAGTTCCGCAACCGCAACGGGGCGTTCCCCATTCCCCCTGAAAACAAGCTCACCATCCCAATCGCAGCCAAAATACAAACCCTGCATCTTGTCG GGGTGAATGTGCCAGAGATCCCGTGCGTCTCCATGCTAAGACACCTGTACCTGAAGTGGGTTCGCCTCACCAAGCCCCAGCCCTTCAAAGACTTCCTATGTGTCAGCCTGCGGACCTTTGTGATGAGGAACTGCGCTGGCCCCACCAACTCTCTGAAGTACGTGCCCCTGGTGACGGGCCTTGCCTCGGCCCGCAACCTGGAGCAGCTGGAGTTGGTCAGAGTGCCCTTCCTTGGGGGGCTCATCCAGCATGTGGTGGAGGACAGCTGGAGGTCAG GTGGATTTCGCAATTTGCACACTATTGTATTTGGTGCCTGTAAGAATGCACTTGAAGTTGACCTGGGCTACCTCATCATCACTGCTGCACGCAG ATTACATGAAGTTCGAATCCAGCCTTCCCTAACCAAAGACGGGGTGTTCTCTGCACTGAAGATGGCTGAGCTGGAATTTCCCCAGTTTGAGACTTTGCACCTTGGATACGTCGATGAGTTCCTATTGCAGT GTAAAATGAGTCACTCTGAGCTAGTGAAGTATGGCCTGGCTGACGTCATTGAAAACCCAGGTATCATCACGGACATCGGGATGAAGGCTGTCAACGAGGTGTTCTCCTCCATCAAGTATCTGGTCATATACAACTGCCCCCACCtccacaacccacacaagtggatTACAG ACCACTCGCGGTGGAGTCGCTTGGTGGACTTGACTCTGGTGCGTTGCCATGCCATCAAGCTGGAGTCGTTCAGCCAGTTTATTGAACTGCTTCCCAGCCTGGAGTTCATCTCCCTGGACCAGATGTTCAGAGAGCCACCCAAG gGCTGTGCCCGTGTGGGTCTGAGTGCTGGCACTGGGATAGGGGTCTCCTCTGCCCTGGTCAGCAACCAGAACTCTAACAATGACAatgacaataacaacaacaacaaccaccagaacaacaacaacgatGCACCCAACATCCCACCGCACAACAATGACAACGAGGAGGGTGCAGCTGTCGTGCCTCAACCTCAACACAGGGCCGAGG AGCTTCCTGAGGTGAACGGGATGTTGCAGGATGAGAACATCGAGGCTGAGGCCATGGTCCAGGCCTGGCCTGCAGATGAGATGGAACCCCCTGGTCCCAGTCAGCCTGCTGCCAACCCTCGGCCAGACAACGCAGACGAGGAGCAAGCAG GGCCCAGTGGTGTTCAGTGTGTGGTGAAGAAACCTCCAGTGGTGATTTTCGACTCGGACAGTGAGGATGAGGAGGGCCCTGCCAGAACCCAGGCTCCAGGGCagccccagcagcagcagcaacaactgaCCACTTATCCTCCTGAACCACCGCAGCCCACTGGCAAGACTGCCACTGCTGAGGAGGCAGCCACACACATTA ATAAAGGGAAGACGCCCCTGCGTCGACGAGGGCCACCCCTGCAGGAGCCCAGCTGTGAGAAGGGTTGCCAGGTCACCAGTGAGCAGATCAAAGCTGACATGAAGGCTGCAACTGAGGTCCCTGACAATAAAGACAAGAACTCCAAGGAGCCTGCTGCAGGGACCGGGGCTGCT GGGGCAGGCTGTACCACAGGGGGctgtgtctgctctgtccactggaGAGAAGACTCTGCTAACCAGGAGGAACAGTCCAGAGCCCGGGCAGGGGACGAGGGTACAGTCAGGACTCGCTGCACCTGCAGTAGGGCTCGCCCCATCCCAGAGGGAAGGACTCGAAGTGGGCCCAACCACCCAGCCTCTGGAGGGgcaggaggaggggacaggaccCCAGAGAGGAGGCAGGATCTGGGGGAGGGAGCAGGCGCAGAGGGGCCGGAGGCCAGGGACCCTGCTGAAGAGAGCCTGGCGAGGGGCGTGCCTGAGGGGCACCGTGGTGAGAGGATGTTGGGTCAGAGCTCCAGGGAGGCCAGCGTAGAGCCCCAGCCCAGAGGGTTAAGAGATGGCTTCCCCAGGCGACCAGTCACCCGCGCCCGCAGCAGACTGTCATCTGTACCTCTGGTGTCTGAGTCAG AGTTGTCCAATTCCAAGCCTCGGGTCACTGTAAAGAGGAAACGCACAGCAGACAAGTCCACCAGCACCAGCGACCCGGTCACTGAGGACGACCATGTACAG GTGCTGACGCTGAAGTCCAAAAACCTAGTGGGAATCACCCTTACAAACTGTGGCATCACTGACCTGGTGCTGAAGGACTGCCCTAAGATGATGTTTGTTCATG CCACGCGCTGCAGAGTGCTGAAGCACCTGAAGGTGGAGAGTGCCCCCATAGTGAACCGCTTTGACTACGCCCAGTGTAAGAAGCTGGACATGGAGCAGGTCCTGGATCAGATCCTCCGCATGCCCCCGGAGAGAAACCGCATCATCTACATGCGCCCCATGCAGCAG ATTGACTCTCTGGCCCTGGAGAGGAAGCTGTTCCGTGGGCCGTACCCCTACCACATCGCCATCATCCACGAGTTCAGCAACCCTCCTAATGTCAGGAACAAGGTCAGAGTACGCAGCTGGATGGACACCATCGCCAACATCAGCCA GGAACTCATCAAGTACGAGTTCTTCCCCGAAGCTACGCGGACGGAAGAGGATATCAAGAAGTATCCCAGCTACCCCTGGGGCCGAGACATTTACACCTTGGAGG GACTGGTAGATGAAGCGCCCTACTCCATGATCACAGACTTCCCCTGGCTCCGTACCCTACGGACAGCTGATCCCAACAGCTACGCACGCTATGACTTTGAGGATGATGAGAGCA CCACCATCTACGCCCCGCGGAGGAAGGGCCAGCTCTCGGCAGACATCTGCATGGAGACCATCGGTGAGGAGATCTCGGAGCGGCGCCAGACGCGGCATGGGGTCTTCCAGCGTGTGGTGGTGGTCTTCATCCACTACTGTGACGTACGGGGCGAACCTGTGGACGATGACTACATCTAG